In a single window of the Streptomyces sp. HUAS ZL42 genome:
- a CDS encoding acyl-CoA carboxylase subunit beta: protein MADLEVRRAQAVAPGGPRRRGEFGARERIERLLDPGSFTETGLFVRARPAADGARRPYGDGVVTGHGTVDGRPVCVFAQDSTVFGGSMGEAFGEKTVALMDLALRTGCPVIGLNDGGGARIQEGVASLALYAELVRRNVQASGVIPQISVVLGPCAGGAAYSPAITDFTVMVDGASHMFVTGPDVIEAVTGERTSAEELGGARTSNTVNGNAHFLAADEEDALDTVRDLLSYLPPNNLERPPQYAPPTAVPDGRPLDHVVPDRLGQAYDMRDILHAVVDDGELLEVQELFAPNIICALARVEGCSVGVVANQPLRAAGVLDIDASEKAARFVRFCDAFGIPLLTFADVPGYLSGVRQEQAGIIRRGAKLLYAYAEATVPKVTVVVRKAYGGGYAVMGSKHLGADINLAWPTARIAVMGAEGAVGVLHRRELAAASDPEELRARLIAAYESTHGTPYLAAERGYVDAVIAPRDTRTHVCRALRALRGKRAPMPERRHGNIPL from the coding sequence ATCGCCGACCTGGAGGTCCGCAGAGCACAGGCGGTGGCTCCGGGCGGGCCGAGAAGACGTGGGGAGTTCGGCGCGCGGGAGCGGATCGAACGGCTCCTGGACCCGGGCTCCTTCACCGAGACCGGCCTGTTCGTGCGGGCCAGACCCGCCGCGGACGGCGCCCGTCGCCCTTACGGCGACGGGGTGGTCACCGGGCACGGCACGGTCGACGGCCGCCCGGTCTGCGTGTTCGCCCAGGACTCCACGGTCTTCGGCGGCAGCATGGGCGAGGCCTTCGGTGAGAAGACCGTCGCGCTGATGGACCTGGCCCTCAGGACCGGCTGCCCGGTCATCGGGCTCAATGACGGCGGTGGCGCCCGCATCCAGGAGGGTGTCGCCTCGCTCGCCCTCTATGCCGAGCTGGTGCGCCGCAACGTGCAGGCGTCCGGCGTGATCCCGCAGATCTCGGTCGTCCTGGGGCCGTGCGCGGGTGGGGCGGCGTACTCGCCGGCCATCACCGACTTCACCGTGATGGTGGACGGCGCCTCGCACATGTTCGTCACCGGTCCCGACGTCATCGAGGCGGTGACCGGCGAGCGCACCAGCGCCGAGGAGCTGGGCGGTGCCCGCACCAGCAACACCGTGAACGGCAACGCCCACTTCCTGGCCGCCGACGAGGAGGACGCCCTCGACACCGTACGCGACCTGCTGTCGTACCTTCCCCCGAACAACCTCGAGCGCCCCCCGCAGTACGCCCCGCCGACGGCCGTCCCCGACGGCCGTCCGCTCGACCACGTCGTCCCGGACCGGCTCGGTCAGGCCTACGACATGCGCGACATCCTGCACGCGGTCGTCGACGACGGCGAACTGCTGGAGGTCCAGGAGCTGTTCGCCCCGAACATCATCTGCGCGCTGGCCCGTGTGGAGGGCTGCTCCGTCGGTGTCGTCGCCAACCAGCCGCTGCGCGCCGCCGGTGTCCTCGACATCGACGCCTCCGAGAAGGCGGCGCGCTTCGTGCGGTTCTGCGACGCGTTCGGCATTCCGCTGCTCACCTTCGCCGACGTCCCGGGCTATCTGTCCGGCGTCCGCCAGGAGCAGGCCGGCATCATCCGGCGCGGGGCCAAACTGCTGTACGCCTATGCCGAGGCGACCGTCCCGAAGGTCACCGTGGTGGTACGCAAGGCGTACGGGGGCGGGTACGCGGTGATGGGCTCCAAGCACCTGGGCGCCGACATCAACCTCGCCTGGCCCACCGCCCGTATCGCGGTCATGGGCGCCGAGGGCGCGGTCGGGGTGCTGCACCGGCGTGAACTCGCCGCCGCCTCCGATCCCGAGGAGCTGCGCGCCCGCCTGATCGCCGCGTACGAGAGCACCCACGGCACCCCCTATCTCGCCGCCGAGCGGGGATACGTCGACGCCGTCATCGCCCCGCGTGACACCCGTACCCATGTCTGCCGCGCCCTGCGTGCGCTGCGCGGCAAGCGTGCCCCGATGCCGGAGCGCCGGCACGGCAACATCCCGCTCTGA
- a CDS encoding zinc-binding alcohol dehydrogenase family protein gives MRAVEFQEYGAPEVLKVVQAETPEPGPGQVTIDATYAGVNFADLKARAEGYRVESLPFRPGLEVSGRIRAVGQGVEGLHPGQEVAALVNGGAYAEVVVTETATVFPLPDGLDLRTAATLPTVLPTAHALLHEVGRLKAGESVLVHGAAGGIGTVAGQLARAAGAGAVYGVVSSTAKAEYALKHGYDEVFTTDTFADDARRATGGRGVDLVLDPVGGDTLRRGLDTLAVYGRLVSFGNASGAEPWHVGQPELYAHGRSVGGFSILALAQTAPEALRALAERAFRTVTDGTVSLPVTAEFALSDAAEAHRLMGGRTSTGKLLLRIPD, from the coding sequence ATGCGTGCAGTCGAGTTCCAGGAGTACGGCGCCCCCGAGGTGCTGAAGGTCGTGCAGGCCGAGACCCCCGAGCCCGGACCGGGCCAGGTCACCATCGACGCCACCTACGCCGGCGTGAACTTCGCCGACCTCAAGGCCCGCGCCGAGGGCTACCGGGTGGAGTCACTGCCCTTCCGCCCCGGCCTGGAGGTCTCCGGACGGATCCGGGCCGTCGGCCAGGGCGTCGAGGGGCTGCACCCCGGGCAGGAAGTCGCCGCCCTCGTCAACGGCGGCGCGTATGCGGAGGTGGTCGTCACCGAGACCGCCACCGTCTTCCCGCTCCCCGACGGCCTCGACCTGCGCACCGCGGCCACGCTCCCCACCGTGCTGCCGACCGCGCACGCCCTGCTCCACGAGGTGGGGCGGCTCAAGGCCGGAGAGAGTGTCCTGGTGCACGGCGCCGCGGGCGGCATCGGCACGGTGGCCGGGCAGCTGGCCCGGGCGGCGGGCGCCGGCGCGGTGTACGGCGTGGTCTCCTCCACGGCCAAGGCCGAGTACGCGCTCAAGCACGGCTACGACGAGGTGTTCACCACCGACACCTTCGCCGACGACGCCCGCCGCGCCACCGGCGGCAGGGGCGTCGACCTGGTGCTCGACCCGGTCGGCGGCGACACCCTCCGTCGCGGCCTCGACACGCTCGCCGTCTACGGCCGCCTGGTCTCGTTCGGCAACGCGAGCGGGGCCGAGCCCTGGCACGTGGGACAGCCCGAGCTCTACGCGCACGGCCGCTCGGTCGGGGGCTTCTCCATCCTGGCCCTCGCCCAGACGGCCCCCGAGGCACTGCGCGCCCTCGCCGAGCGTGCCTTCCGCACAGTCACCGACGGGACCGTCAGCCTTCCGGTCACCGCGGAGTTCGCACTGTCGGACGCGGCCGAGGCCCACCGGCTCATGGGCGGACGCACGTCCACGGGCAAGCTGCTGCTGCGCATCCCCGACTGA
- a CDS encoding alpha/beta hydrolase: protein MSSGVRPLTVDADGITLSGLLSEPAQGSPRAVIVALHGGGMNAGYFDGQGHPDVSLLALGARLGYTVLALDRPGYGVSAAGLPTGQRLAAQAATVRSAVTAFTAGHATGAGTLLLAHSFGATVAFAAAAGWETPDLLGVDVSGCARRLAVGTGPWGREGDTGLRRLNWGPLGLYPPDTFRMSQAVVAPMPAHEVTTVANWKRLSAAILPRVRVPVRLTFAEHEAWWCHGQDDVADLTARLSAAPRVVVERLPRSGHNISLGWAARAYHLKALAFAEECLTAGR from the coding sequence CTGTCCTCGGGCGTACGTCCCCTCACCGTCGATGCCGACGGCATCACCCTGTCCGGCCTGCTGAGTGAGCCCGCGCAGGGTTCTCCTCGCGCTGTGATCGTCGCTCTGCACGGGGGCGGCATGAACGCCGGGTATTTCGACGGCCAGGGCCACCCGGACGTCTCCTTGCTGGCCTTGGGAGCACGTCTGGGCTACACCGTGCTGGCGCTGGACCGGCCGGGCTACGGCGTGTCGGCAGCCGGCCTGCCCACGGGGCAGCGACTGGCGGCGCAGGCCGCCACCGTGCGTTCCGCCGTGACGGCGTTCACGGCAGGTCACGCGACGGGTGCCGGCACGTTGTTGCTGGCGCACTCCTTCGGAGCCACGGTCGCCTTCGCGGCGGCCGCCGGCTGGGAGACGCCGGACCTGCTGGGCGTGGACGTCTCGGGGTGCGCGCGCAGGCTTGCGGTCGGCACCGGCCCGTGGGGCCGGGAGGGCGACACCGGCCTGCGGCGGCTCAACTGGGGCCCACTGGGCCTGTATCCGCCGGATACGTTCCGGATGAGCCAGGCGGTGGTGGCGCCCATGCCCGCCCATGAGGTCACCACGGTGGCGAACTGGAAGCGGCTGTCGGCCGCGATCCTGCCACGGGTGCGCGTCCCCGTCCGGCTCACCTTCGCCGAGCACGAGGCCTGGTGGTGCCACGGCCAGGACGACGTCGCCGACCTGACCGCGCGGCTGTCCGCCGCGCCACGGGTGGTCGTCGAACGTCTTCCGCGATCGGGCCACAACATCAGTCTCGGCTGGGCCGCCCGGGCCTACCATCTCAAGGCGCTGGCATTCGCCGAGGAATGCCTCACCGCCGGGCGGTAG
- a CDS encoding DeoR/GlpR family DNA-binding transcription regulator has translation MLPDRRHQLILRAVRAEGPTTVVALAEKVGASQATIRRDLVQLEDEGLLKRVYGGAVPLVGEDDPFADVATVRVEAKDALAAWCANLVMDGETVLLDIGTTAHRVARHLHGRSLTVITSNLAVYEELQDDNEIQLILLGGVVRREYRSLVGFLTEDNLRQVHADRLFLGTSGIRPDGQVLDTTAVEVPVKRAMIAASAQVVLVADAGKFPGTGMARVCGPEDLDVVVTNAPGDEKTCSRLREAGVEVVEV, from the coding sequence ATGCTCCCTGACCGAAGACATCAGCTGATCCTGCGCGCCGTGCGCGCGGAGGGGCCCACCACAGTGGTCGCCCTGGCCGAGAAGGTCGGGGCCAGCCAGGCCACGATCCGGCGTGACCTCGTACAACTCGAGGACGAGGGACTGCTCAAGCGTGTCTACGGCGGCGCAGTTCCCCTCGTCGGCGAGGACGACCCGTTCGCGGACGTGGCGACGGTCCGGGTGGAGGCCAAGGACGCCCTGGCCGCCTGGTGCGCAAATCTCGTCATGGACGGTGAGACCGTGTTGCTCGACATTGGCACCACGGCCCACCGGGTGGCCCGCCATCTGCACGGCCGTTCCCTCACGGTGATCACCAGCAATCTCGCCGTGTACGAGGAGCTCCAGGACGACAACGAGATCCAGCTGATCCTGCTGGGCGGCGTGGTCCGGCGCGAGTACCGCTCACTGGTCGGCTTCCTCACCGAGGACAACCTGCGGCAGGTCCACGCCGACCGGCTGTTTCTCGGCACCAGCGGGATCCGCCCCGACGGCCAGGTGCTGGACACCACCGCCGTCGAGGTACCCGTGAAACGGGCGATGATCGCCGCCAGCGCCCAGGTCGTCCTGGTGGCGGATGCCGGCAAGTTCCCCGGCACCGGAATGGCCCGGGTGTGCGGCCCGGAGGACCTCGACGTCGTGGTGACCAACGCCCCGGGGGACGAGAAGACCTGCAGCCGACTGCGCGAGGCGGGAGTTGAGGTGGTCGAAGTATGA
- a CDS encoding ArsR/SmtB family transcription factor, whose product MSNQAASGSHRAAPVHTDPEDVSVLTALSALADPVRIQLIRELAGSADWTRSCGSFDVPVGKAALSHHFSVLRGAGLIEQRDQGPKRVNRLRREEFDARFPGLLDLLLRADAGD is encoded by the coding sequence ATGTCGAACCAGGCGGCGAGCGGCAGTCACCGTGCGGCTCCGGTGCACACGGATCCCGAGGACGTATCCGTCCTCACCGCCCTGTCCGCGCTCGCCGATCCCGTCCGCATCCAGCTGATCCGCGAACTGGCGGGCTCCGCCGACTGGACGCGCAGCTGCGGCAGCTTCGACGTGCCCGTCGGCAAGGCGGCGCTGAGTCATCACTTCTCGGTGCTGCGCGGCGCCGGTCTGATCGAGCAGCGCGACCAGGGGCCCAAGCGGGTCAACCGGCTGCGCCGCGAGGAGTTCGACGCGCGCTTCCCCGGACTCCTCGACCTGCTGCTGCGCGCCGACGCAGGCGATTGA
- a CDS encoding MFS transporter, with the protein MTTTSPRPDAAPPPYAEQPSPPRRGARSWTVTTMALAQLGLFLALLTPVFAGLAIKVQDIVPERDEVSALGMVSSLGAVAAFLANPVFGRISDRTTGRFGRRRPWLVIGALGLTAGLAVIATTQSLAVVAVAWFLSQMFANASLAAFTASVADQVPIFQRGKVAGLIGVMQNVAILGAAYAAKVLGTDVVLLFMAPAAVGLALVLLYAIVLPDKPLPQRPPSDGGLRTVLRTFWVSPRRHPDFGWAFLSRFMIILAMFMFTTFRLLFLQDQLGLSEDRAVSVMATGVLVYTLVLMASGQLAGWLSDRLRRRKVFVGFSALVFGIGTALLITADTVAAFYAAEVVLGLGYGVYAGVDLALVLDVLPDPEDSAKDLGVFNIANAAPQSVAPALGALLVNTAGGHEYHLLLAAAAVVCVIGSLAVIPIRTVR; encoded by the coding sequence ATGACCACCACCTCTCCCCGCCCCGACGCCGCTCCTCCCCCGTACGCGGAGCAGCCGTCCCCTCCCCGGCGCGGTGCCCGCTCCTGGACCGTCACCACGATGGCCCTGGCGCAGTTGGGGCTCTTCCTGGCTCTGCTGACCCCGGTCTTCGCCGGCCTGGCCATCAAGGTGCAGGACATCGTGCCCGAGCGCGACGAGGTCTCCGCGCTCGGCATGGTCAGCAGCCTGGGCGCGGTGGCCGCCTTCCTCGCCAACCCGGTCTTCGGCCGGATCAGTGACCGGACGACCGGCCGGTTCGGCCGGCGCCGGCCCTGGCTGGTGATCGGCGCCCTCGGCCTGACCGCGGGCCTCGCCGTCATCGCGACCACGCAGAGCCTGGCGGTCGTCGCCGTCGCCTGGTTCCTGAGCCAGATGTTCGCCAACGCCTCCCTCGCCGCGTTCACCGCGTCGGTCGCCGACCAGGTGCCGATCTTCCAGCGGGGCAAGGTCGCCGGCCTGATCGGTGTCATGCAGAACGTCGCCATCCTCGGCGCCGCCTACGCGGCGAAGGTCCTCGGCACGGACGTCGTGCTGCTGTTCATGGCTCCGGCGGCCGTGGGGCTCGCCCTGGTCCTGCTGTACGCGATCGTCCTGCCCGACAAGCCGCTGCCGCAGCGTCCCCCGTCCGACGGCGGTCTTCGTACGGTCCTCAGGACGTTCTGGGTGAGCCCCCGCAGGCACCCGGACTTCGGCTGGGCCTTCCTCTCCCGGTTCATGATCATCCTGGCGATGTTCATGTTCACCACCTTCCGGCTGCTGTTCCTCCAGGACCAGCTGGGCCTGTCGGAGGACCGGGCGGTGTCCGTCATGGCCACCGGCGTGCTGGTCTACACCCTGGTCCTGATGGCCTCGGGCCAGCTGGCCGGGTGGCTGTCCGACCGCTTGCGGCGCCGCAAGGTGTTCGTAGGGTTCTCCGCGCTGGTCTTCGGCATCGGCACGGCCCTGCTGATCACCGCGGACACCGTCGCCGCTTTCTACGCCGCGGAAGTGGTCCTCGGCCTCGGCTACGGCGTCTACGCGGGCGTGGACCTCGCCCTCGTCCTGGACGTCCTGCCCGATCCGGAGGACTCGGCCAAGGACCTGGGCGTGTTCAACATCGCCAACGCCGCCCCGCAGTCCGTCGCCCCCGCCCTGGGCGCGCTGCTGGTCAACACCGCGGGCGGCCACGAGTACCACCTGCTGCTCGCCGCCGCCGCCGTGGTCTGCGTGATCGGCAGCCTGGCCGTCATCCCGATCAGGACGGTGCGCTGA
- a CDS encoding 6-phospho-beta-glucosidase produces MRLTILGGGGFRVPLVYRALLGDRGEGRVTDVTLYDLDASRLATIGKVLADQAAGHLDPPAVTVTTDLDEAVTGADFVFSAIRVGGLAGRAADERIALEEGVLGQETVGAGGISYGLRTVPVAVEIARRIAARAPEAWVINFTNPAGLVTEAMTAHLGDRVIGICDSPVGLGRRVAGALGVDPARTRLDYVGLNHLGWLCGLYADGRDLLPSLFSDEAALTSFEEGKLFGADLLRTLGTLPNEYLHYYYFHRESLGSARAAEQTRGAFLHSQQQRFYDSLGIAGGDSPGHRAAWNAWDATRLERETTYMAENRDAVGMGERDSCDLESGGYEQVALSLMRAIALDERTTLILNVRNRGRIPVLDDDAVVEVPCHVDANGARPIAGAPLPDHGKGLVCAVKAVERAVIHAATAADRAHAVKALTIHPLIDSYTVAKRLLDAYQRHFPELAYLGS; encoded by the coding sequence ATGAGACTCACGATCCTGGGCGGCGGGGGCTTCCGCGTCCCGCTGGTCTACCGGGCGCTGCTGGGCGACCGCGGCGAGGGACGCGTCACCGATGTGACCCTGTACGACCTGGACGCCTCCCGTCTGGCGACCATCGGCAAAGTCCTCGCCGACCAGGCGGCAGGGCACCTTGACCCGCCCGCCGTCACCGTCACCACCGACCTGGACGAGGCCGTCACCGGAGCGGACTTCGTGTTCTCCGCCATCCGTGTCGGCGGGCTGGCCGGGCGGGCGGCGGACGAACGGATCGCCCTGGAAGAAGGCGTACTCGGCCAGGAGACCGTCGGTGCGGGCGGCATCTCGTACGGCCTGCGCACCGTCCCGGTGGCGGTCGAGATCGCGCGCCGCATCGCCGCCCGGGCGCCCGAGGCCTGGGTCATCAACTTCACCAACCCCGCCGGCCTGGTCACCGAGGCCATGACCGCTCATCTCGGCGACCGTGTGATCGGCATCTGCGACTCCCCCGTGGGCCTCGGCCGCCGGGTGGCCGGAGCGCTCGGCGTCGACCCGGCGCGCACGCGCCTGGACTACGTGGGACTGAACCATCTGGGCTGGCTGTGCGGCCTGTACGCCGACGGCCGCGACCTGCTGCCCTCCCTGTTCTCGGACGAGGCCGCGCTGACCTCCTTCGAGGAGGGCAAGCTCTTCGGCGCCGATCTGCTGCGCACCCTCGGCACGCTGCCCAACGAGTACCTGCACTACTACTACTTCCACCGCGAGTCGCTCGGCTCGGCGCGGGCCGCCGAACAGACCCGCGGCGCCTTCCTCCACTCCCAGCAGCAACGCTTCTACGACTCCTTGGGCATCGCCGGCGGCGACTCGCCAGGGCACCGCGCCGCCTGGAACGCGTGGGACGCCACCCGTCTGGAGCGCGAGACGACCTACATGGCCGAGAACCGGGACGCCGTCGGCATGGGCGAACGCGACTCCTGCGACCTGGAATCCGGGGGGTATGAACAAGTGGCTCTCTCCCTCATGCGGGCCATCGCCCTGGACGAGCGCACCACCCTCATCCTCAACGTCCGCAACCGCGGCCGGATCCCCGTCCTCGACGACGACGCGGTCGTGGAGGTCCCCTGCCACGTCGACGCCAACGGCGCCCGCCCCATCGCCGGAGCCCCGTTGCCCGACCACGGCAAGGGCCTGGTGTGCGCGGTCAAGGCGGTCGAACGCGCGGTGATCCACGCCGCCACCGCCGCCGACCGCGCCCACGCGGTCAAGGCGCTGACCATCCACCCGCTGATCGACTCGTACACGGTCGCGAAGCGCCTGCTCGACGCCTACCAGCGCCACTTCCCCGAACTCGCCTACCTGGGCAGCTGA
- a CDS encoding DUF1775 domain-containing protein: MFFATPKNRTARRVTLAAAAATALVLLTAVPAAAHVEVESDNAQALAQNVEIGFDAESESDTAGITQIRVVLPEGIAPADVTYGEGPKGWKFTANADGYTVKGPALKAGENAEYSVVVRQLPDAKELAFKTLQTYSDGRTDRWIELDEKGENPAPVLELKAAAPGATPIGPSPSAPASASPTPTPSAEQTTAEASPREETAADKDDDAGLSAGAWTGIVAAIVVAAAAVVFFIRRRGGAPE; this comes from the coding sequence GTGTTCTTTGCCACGCCCAAAAACCGCACCGCGCGCCGCGTGACCCTCGCGGCCGCCGCGGCGACCGCGCTCGTCCTCCTCACCGCCGTCCCGGCCGCCGCCCATGTGGAGGTCGAGTCCGACAACGCCCAGGCCCTCGCCCAGAACGTCGAGATCGGATTCGACGCCGAATCGGAGTCCGACACCGCCGGCATCACGCAGATCCGTGTCGTCCTGCCCGAGGGCATCGCTCCGGCCGACGTGACGTACGGCGAGGGCCCCAAGGGCTGGAAGTTCACCGCGAACGCAGACGGCTACACCGTCAAGGGCCCGGCGCTCAAGGCGGGTGAGAACGCCGAGTACTCCGTCGTCGTCAGGCAGCTCCCCGACGCGAAGGAGTTGGCGTTCAAGACGCTCCAGACCTACAGCGACGGGCGTACCGATCGCTGGATCGAGCTGGACGAGAAGGGCGAGAACCCGGCCCCGGTCCTCGAGCTCAAGGCCGCGGCGCCGGGCGCGACGCCGATCGGTCCCTCCCCCAGCGCGCCGGCGTCCGCGTCGCCGACGCCGACGCCGTCCGCCGAGCAGACGACCGCCGAGGCCTCCCCGCGGGAGGAGACCGCCGCGGACAAGGACGACGACGCGGGCCTGTCCGCGGGTGCCTGGACCGGCATCGTCGCGGCGATCGTCGTCGCCGCGGCGGCCGTGGTGTTCTTCATCCGGCGCCGCGGTGGCGCCCCGGAGTAG